The following proteins are co-located in the Desulfatitalea tepidiphila genome:
- the hisS gene encoding histidine--tRNA ligase: MIQLIRGFKDILPAETALWQHIERTAASLLGDFGYGEIRVPIMEKTELFARSIGEDTDIVEKEMYTFVDRGGDTLTLRPEATASIVRAYIQHKMYADDPVRKFYTIGPMFRRERPQKGRYRQFYQIDAEAFGIESPLVDAQMIYMLHTLFERLGVQDTQVLINSLGCPDCRPRFRQALLDLLDGVEEQLCSDCRRRKANNPLRVLDCKVPGCREAVAGAPAIIDYLCDACRAHFDTVTGALTAHGIPFVLDKRLVRGLDYYTRTTFEIQTTALGAQSAVAGGGRYDGLVQALGGPATPAIGFAIGFDRLVEILGQQTQITAAGPALFIAAIGDAARAAAFDWSLRLGGAGLYVEMEHGDKSLKAQMKRANRLDAGHVLIVGENELAAGKAVLRDMATKEQTELPIDGIVDALRQRLAP, encoded by the coding sequence ATATTCTGCCGGCCGAGACGGCGCTCTGGCAGCACATCGAGCGCACGGCCGCATCCCTGCTGGGTGATTTCGGCTACGGGGAGATCCGCGTTCCCATCATGGAGAAGACCGAGCTGTTCGCCCGCAGCATCGGCGAGGACACGGACATCGTCGAAAAGGAGATGTACACCTTCGTCGACCGCGGCGGCGACACGCTCACCCTGCGTCCGGAAGCCACCGCCTCCATCGTGCGGGCCTATATCCAACACAAAATGTACGCCGACGACCCGGTGCGCAAGTTCTACACCATCGGCCCCATGTTCCGTCGCGAACGCCCCCAGAAGGGCCGCTACCGCCAGTTTTACCAGATCGATGCGGAAGCCTTCGGCATCGAAAGCCCCCTGGTCGACGCCCAGATGATCTACATGCTGCACACCCTGTTCGAGCGGCTCGGCGTGCAGGATACCCAGGTGCTCATCAACTCCCTGGGCTGCCCGGATTGCCGGCCGCGTTTCAGGCAGGCCCTGCTCGACCTGCTCGACGGCGTGGAAGAGCAACTGTGCAGCGACTGCCGCCGCCGCAAGGCGAACAACCCGCTGCGCGTGCTCGATTGCAAGGTGCCCGGATGCCGCGAGGCCGTGGCCGGCGCGCCGGCCATCATCGATTACCTCTGCGACGCCTGCCGGGCCCATTTCGACACCGTCACGGGCGCCCTCACCGCCCACGGCATCCCGTTCGTCCTGGACAAGCGGCTGGTGCGCGGGCTCGATTACTACACCCGCACCACCTTCGAAATCCAGACCACGGCCCTGGGCGCCCAGAGCGCCGTGGCCGGCGGCGGCCGCTACGACGGCCTGGTCCAAGCCCTGGGCGGACCGGCCACCCCGGCCATCGGCTTTGCCATCGGGTTCGACCGCCTCGTGGAGATCCTCGGCCAGCAGACGCAGATCACCGCCGCCGGACCGGCCCTGTTCATCGCCGCCATCGGCGACGCGGCCCGGGCCGCGGCCTTCGACTGGTCCCTGCGGCTGGGCGGCGCCGGCCTGTATGTAGAGATGGAGCACGGCGACAAGAGCCTCAAAGCCCAGATGAAGCGGGCCAACCGGCTGGACGCCGGTCATGTGCTCATCGTGGGCGAGAACGAACTGGCCGCCGGCAAGGCCGTGCTGCGCGACATGGCCACCAAAGAACAGACCGAGCTGCCCATCGACGGCATCGTCGACGCATTGCGGCAGCGCCTGGCGCCATGA
- the aspS gene encoding aspartate--tRNA ligase gives MADLLGDMRRTHHGNQLGAQDVGSEVVLMGWVQRRRDHGGVIFVDLRDREGITQVVFNPEISADVHAKAHALRSEYVIGVRGRVDHRPEGMVNPNLQTGAIEVMITELRIFNTAATPPFPIEEEAEVSEAIRLAQRHLDLRRPHLQRNIILRHKAAAAVRQYLNGNGFLDIETPVLTRSTPEGARDYLVPSRVNPGQFYALPQSPQLFKQLLMVAGFERYYQIVRCFRDEDLRADRQPEFTQIDMEMSFIGEEDIMAISEGLIAFIFQEVLGVTIPTPLPRLTYQEAMARYGLDKPDTRFGMELVEISDIVKDSGFKVFADVVKKGGIVKVLNAKGCVDMTRKEIDDLTQFVAVYKAKGLAYVKVRDTEWQSPIAKFFTDDEKASMAERIGMQPGDLVFFMADQPAVANEAIGQLRAHLGRKLGLIDPNAFAFTWVTHFPMFEWDETEKRYEALHHPFTAPLEEDYGRLETDPVSVRSRAYDLVLNGFEIGGGSIRIHDMDLQSKVFNILGMAPETYRGKFGFLLDALQSGAPPHGGLAFGFDRLVMLLCRESSIRDVIAFPKTQKAACLLTGAPSEAAQAQLDELSLRIKATAKV, from the coding sequence TTGGCTGATTTGCTTGGCGATATGAGACGCACCCACCATGGCAACCAACTGGGCGCGCAGGACGTGGGATCGGAAGTCGTGTTGATGGGCTGGGTTCAGCGCCGCCGGGATCACGGCGGCGTCATATTCGTGGATTTGCGCGACCGCGAGGGCATCACCCAGGTGGTCTTCAATCCAGAGATCAGCGCCGATGTCCACGCCAAGGCCCACGCCCTGCGCAGCGAGTACGTCATCGGCGTGCGCGGCCGCGTGGACCACCGTCCCGAAGGCATGGTCAATCCCAACCTGCAGACCGGCGCCATCGAGGTGATGATCACCGAGCTGCGGATCTTCAACACGGCCGCCACGCCGCCGTTTCCCATCGAAGAGGAGGCCGAGGTCTCCGAGGCGATCCGCCTGGCCCAGCGCCACCTGGATCTTCGCCGTCCGCACCTGCAGCGCAACATCATCCTGCGCCACAAGGCCGCCGCCGCCGTGCGCCAATACCTCAACGGCAACGGCTTTCTCGACATCGAAACCCCGGTGCTGACCCGCAGCACGCCCGAAGGCGCCCGCGACTACCTGGTGCCCAGCCGCGTCAACCCCGGCCAGTTCTACGCGCTGCCCCAGTCGCCCCAACTCTTCAAGCAGCTCCTCATGGTGGCCGGTTTCGAACGCTACTACCAGATCGTGCGCTGCTTCCGCGACGAGGACCTGCGCGCCGACCGCCAGCCCGAATTCACCCAGATCGATATGGAGATGTCGTTCATCGGCGAAGAGGACATCATGGCCATCTCCGAAGGGCTGATCGCCTTCATTTTCCAGGAAGTGCTCGGCGTGACCATACCCACGCCGCTGCCCCGCCTCACCTACCAGGAGGCCATGGCCCGCTACGGCCTGGACAAACCCGACACCCGCTTCGGCATGGAGCTGGTCGAAATCTCCGACATCGTCAAGGATTCCGGCTTCAAGGTCTTCGCCGACGTGGTCAAAAAGGGCGGTATCGTCAAGGTCCTGAACGCCAAGGGGTGCGTGGACATGACCCGCAAGGAGATCGACGACCTGACCCAGTTCGTGGCCGTCTACAAAGCCAAGGGGCTGGCCTACGTCAAGGTGCGCGACACCGAGTGGCAGTCGCCCATCGCCAAGTTTTTCACCGACGACGAGAAGGCCAGCATGGCCGAACGCATCGGCATGCAGCCCGGTGACCTGGTCTTCTTCATGGCCGATCAGCCCGCCGTGGCCAACGAGGCCATCGGCCAGCTGCGCGCCCACCTCGGCCGCAAGCTCGGCCTGATCGACCCAAATGCCTTCGCCTTCACCTGGGTCACCCACTTCCCCATGTTCGAGTGGGACGAGACCGAAAAACGCTACGAAGCCCTGCACCACCCGTTCACCGCACCCCTGGAGGAGGATTACGGCCGCCTGGAAACCGATCCCGTCTCCGTGCGGTCGCGCGCCTACGACCTTGTCCTCAACGGCTTCGAAATCGGCGGCGGCAGCATCCGTATCCACGACATGGATCTGCAATCCAAAGTGTTCAACATCCTGGGCATGGCGCCCGAGACCTACCGCGGCAAGTTCGGCTTCCTGCTCGACGCCCTGCAGTCGGGCGCACCGCCCCACGGCGGCCTGGCCTTCGGCTTCGACCGCCTGGTGATGCTGCTCTGCCGCGAAAGCTCGATCCGCGACGTGATCGCCTTCCCCAAGACCCAGAAGGCCGCCTGCCTGCTCACCGGCGCACCGTCGGAAGCCGCTCAGGCTCAGCTGGACGAGCTTTCCCTGCGCATCAAGGCCACAGCCAAGGTGTGA
- a CDS encoding tyrosine-type recombinase/integrase, with translation MSVYSVKAKGWRYDFTLNGTRHTRGWFKTKGAARKAENERREEIVNPAPPPIQSETIQTDMAFLDLVNRRLDHVRAYNSVTHYRDIKYHGRRWVSHWKGLIVGEITTEMIELFLKGRLEVSAHVANKELQYLRALFNFGIKKRFINNNPTAGIEFFPIERRKKYIPPKDDVLKAISSGDPEAQQYLWTIILTAARVGEINALTWDDVDFDRKLVTLWTRKRKGGNREPREVPMIQRLYDILRYRFHTRKDDLPWVFWHTYWSRKVGQWVKGPYGERKSLMKALCKASGVRYFRFHALRHLTASMLDDLGVPIGVIQRILGHQNRRTTEIYLHTIGEADREAMAKLEATQLLQGDLTSLSEGPTNKHLAFWHRKVTKRPQYNVLMREVEQLGYKGTGRKYGVSDNAIRKWIRAYESSPKVIQ, from the coding sequence ATGAGCGTTTATTCGGTAAAGGCAAAGGGATGGAGATACGACTTCACCCTGAACGGGACCAGGCACACAAGGGGCTGGTTCAAGACAAAAGGCGCCGCTCGAAAGGCGGAAAACGAACGAAGGGAGGAGATTGTAAATCCGGCGCCGCCGCCGATACAGTCCGAGACGATCCAGACCGACATGGCCTTCTTGGACTTGGTCAATAGACGGCTGGATCATGTGAGGGCATATAATTCGGTAACGCATTATCGGGATATCAAATATCATGGCAGACGATGGGTATCTCATTGGAAAGGCTTGATAGTCGGAGAAATAACAACGGAAATGATAGAGCTATTTCTCAAAGGCAGACTGGAAGTTTCCGCTCACGTTGCCAATAAAGAACTCCAATACCTGCGAGCTTTGTTCAATTTCGGAATCAAAAAGCGTTTCATCAATAATAATCCAACAGCAGGTATCGAGTTTTTTCCAATAGAGCGACGAAAAAAATACATCCCACCCAAAGACGATGTTCTCAAGGCGATATCTTCGGGTGATCCCGAAGCGCAGCAGTATTTGTGGACCATTATTCTGACAGCTGCGCGGGTCGGAGAAATCAATGCGCTGACCTGGGATGATGTCGATTTTGATCGGAAACTTGTGACCCTTTGGACCCGAAAGCGCAAAGGTGGAAATCGGGAACCGCGCGAGGTGCCGATGATTCAAAGGCTATACGACATCTTGCGGTATCGCTTCCACACCCGAAAGGACGACCTACCGTGGGTATTTTGGCATACCTATTGGAGTAGGAAAGTCGGGCAATGGGTCAAGGGGCCCTATGGCGAGCGAAAATCGCTCATGAAAGCCCTGTGCAAAGCTTCAGGGGTAAGATATTTCCGGTTTCATGCCCTCCGCCACCTGACCGCCTCGATGCTTGATGATCTTGGCGTCCCAATAGGCGTTATTCAGAGAATCTTGGGTCATCAAAATCGGCGAACGACTGAGATCTATCTTCACACCATCGGTGAGGCCGACAGAGAGGCCATGGCCAAACTTGAAGCCACTCAACTGCTCCAAGGCGACTTAACATCGTTATCTGAAGGGCCAACGAACAAACACTTGGCCTTTTGGCACAGAAAGGTAACGAAACGCCCACAATACAATGTATTGATGCGTGAAGTCGAACAACTCGGATATAAAGGTACTGGCCGAAAGTATGGTGTCAGCGATAACGCGATTCGCAAGTGGATCCGAGCCTACGAAAGCAGCCCGAAAGTGATCCAATAG
- a CDS encoding DNA primase family protein, producing MTKKKNLEESLSQQVQLCAAKQAIDETGVDQVLTDNGKDPPSQDAFEDEVPNDGPQPKPCTDLGNAERLVERFGREMHYCQETNLWYVYRRGRWIKGSKGTIFRMAYKVVRSIADEAKDDHLTADQAADLKIHAKKSASKGRIRAMLDLTKWFPGVCVSVGEMDADPWLLNCLNGTLDLRTGQLRAHDSNDLITKMLPVNYDKDATCPGWQATIDRIMGGDEEKIGFLKRVFGYALPGVTSEQCMFVLYGSGANGKSTILEIFRELLAGYAMHTTTASLLGSNGSPIRNDLARLNGSRFVSAVEVGMGKKLDEALVKQLTGGDQVTARFLYNEFFEYKPQFKLFIAANHKPEIKGVDHGIWRRIHLIPFDVTIPPEEIDRDLPNTLQAELAGILAWAVQGCLQWQVQGLNVPESIKNATARYRAEMDVVAEFINDCCRLTADNKTALAALYDVYKKWADDACQDVLGKKTFGNLMRQKGFIQSKSGGVRFWNGIELIEQ from the coding sequence ATGACAAAAAAGAAGAATTTGGAAGAAAGCTTGAGCCAGCAGGTGCAACTTTGTGCTGCGAAACAGGCAATCGATGAGACTGGTGTGGACCAGGTCCTGACAGACAATGGAAAGGACCCTCCTTCCCAGGATGCATTCGAAGATGAGGTGCCCAATGACGGTCCTCAGCCAAAACCCTGCACCGATCTTGGCAACGCCGAGAGATTGGTTGAGAGGTTCGGTCGTGAGATGCACTACTGCCAGGAAACCAACCTCTGGTATGTGTACCGACGCGGTAGGTGGATTAAGGGCTCCAAAGGAACAATATTTCGGATGGCGTATAAGGTCGTTCGAAGTATTGCCGATGAAGCGAAAGATGACCATCTGACGGCCGATCAGGCGGCTGACCTGAAAATCCATGCGAAAAAATCGGCATCCAAGGGACGAATAAGGGCCATGCTCGACCTGACCAAATGGTTTCCAGGTGTCTGCGTATCTGTTGGAGAAATGGACGCAGATCCGTGGCTATTGAATTGTTTAAACGGCACCCTTGATCTTCGGACTGGTCAGCTAAGAGCCCATGACTCAAATGATTTGATCACCAAGATGTTGCCCGTAAACTATGACAAAGATGCCACCTGTCCGGGTTGGCAGGCCACCATCGATCGGATCATGGGCGGTGATGAAGAAAAAATAGGCTTTTTGAAACGGGTCTTCGGATACGCATTGCCCGGGGTGACAAGCGAGCAATGCATGTTTGTTCTTTACGGTTCAGGTGCCAATGGGAAATCGACCATCTTGGAGATCTTTCGTGAGCTTTTGGCCGGCTATGCCATGCACACGACGACCGCATCTTTGTTGGGCTCCAACGGGTCACCGATCAGAAACGATTTGGCCCGCCTCAATGGGTCGCGGTTCGTATCGGCAGTTGAGGTCGGCATGGGTAAAAAATTGGACGAGGCCCTGGTCAAACAACTGACCGGTGGTGATCAGGTGACCGCCCGGTTCCTGTACAACGAATTTTTCGAGTACAAGCCCCAGTTCAAGCTGTTCATCGCTGCCAATCACAAGCCCGAAATCAAGGGCGTCGATCATGGCATTTGGCGCCGCATCCATCTCATACCGTTTGATGTGACGATACCACCGGAGGAGATTGACAGGGATCTGCCCAACACATTGCAGGCAGAGCTTGCCGGTATCCTGGCGTGGGCGGTGCAAGGATGTTTACAGTGGCAGGTGCAAGGGCTCAATGTGCCAGAGTCGATAAAAAATGCCACGGCAAGGTATCGTGCAGAAATGGATGTCGTAGCCGAGTTCATAAATGACTGCTGCAGACTGACCGCTGATAACAAAACGGCCTTGGCGGCTCTGTATGATGTGTACAAAAAGTGGGCGGATGATGCCTGTCAGGATGTTTTAGGCAAAAAGACTTTTGGCAACCTGATGCGTCAGAAGGGGTTTATTCAATCCAAAAGCGGGGGTGTTCGTTTCTGGAACGGCATTGAGCTTATCGAGCAGTAG
- a CDS encoding DNA primase family protein, with translation MNPQNMITDKEQFKNTATHFLSSLFEASMQNDCGEIQIDGFCNGPKYQSYHNTIPDAVDAAYRACQQGLDVYYGVNPRVGKAGKEENVHYLSSFHAEIDYGHDGHKKKPEYDTYDEALTAIKAFEMPASLVIHSGGGFHCYWILDFPAEVLKIGLNDLKNVNRAILSKIHADGGTHNINRILRVPGTFNFKIPGNPRPVIIIDDSGPTYDLKAFESFMDFQPRPKNNAIPQATVYDPPSSDWDKNISSLPVSDKIKNLILHGKDGSYASRSEADQAVIIALVNKGFDAGQIRVIFENYAIGAKYREHSSPEAYLKHSIEKAKEFSHLTEEERQDPLFISGALQKDDKGKYTLKIVNFQEFMYKKHMLKFLEKERAFFRYNGQCYEQCSDDRLNNICQAELGKHRELFTPASKANFIHYAIGNDLIDIETAFEDQVRYLTMQNGLYDLSRYKLVPHDPDIFTTNLLPYDYAPSAQCPRWLQYLNEIFMGDKATILFVQEAVGYAFHKAIPKAVIFFLIGDGGNGKSVFIDVISCLCGKDNVANISLNRLNDEKYLPELFGKMINVSGETPNARCMNTDLIKSVVAGDWVTGREVYKKPSKFKPYAKHYLGMNTLPEIEDNTYGMWRRIHVIEFPKKFTESEMDVELTGKLMNELSGIFNWALEGYRRLRDHDFIFAVSDSMRKSKSQYKQKNNSVCEFIESHCDIIFSDDSSAPLKEVYKLYQEFCESAGIKRISSKIDFRKTLESEGFLIENSSKHANQLRIFAPDNEIVN, from the coding sequence ATGAATCCACAAAACATGATCACAGACAAAGAGCAATTCAAAAACACGGCAACACATTTTTTAAGCAGTTTGTTCGAAGCATCTATGCAGAACGATTGCGGTGAAATCCAAATTGACGGGTTTTGCAACGGACCAAAATATCAATCCTACCACAACACTATACCTGACGCTGTAGATGCAGCCTATAGAGCATGTCAGCAGGGTCTTGATGTCTATTATGGTGTAAATCCACGGGTAGGGAAGGCAGGCAAAGAGGAAAATGTACACTACCTGTCGTCCTTTCATGCTGAGATCGACTATGGACATGATGGCCATAAAAAGAAGCCGGAATACGATACGTATGATGAAGCGCTCACTGCAATAAAGGCATTTGAAATGCCAGCGTCACTTGTTATTCACAGCGGTGGCGGATTTCATTGCTATTGGATATTGGACTTTCCGGCAGAGGTTTTAAAAATAGGCTTAAATGACCTTAAGAACGTCAACAGGGCGATTTTAAGTAAAATCCATGCTGATGGTGGGACGCACAATATTAACCGCATATTGCGCGTTCCTGGGACATTTAACTTCAAGATCCCTGGCAATCCCCGTCCTGTAATTATAATTGATGACTCGGGGCCGACCTATGATCTGAAAGCGTTCGAATCATTTATGGATTTTCAGCCCAGACCCAAAAATAATGCGATACCACAAGCCACCGTCTATGATCCACCCTCTTCGGATTGGGATAAAAACATATCCTCACTACCGGTATCGGATAAAATCAAAAACCTGATCCTGCATGGTAAGGATGGATCCTATGCATCCCGAAGTGAGGCAGACCAGGCGGTTATTATTGCTTTGGTAAATAAGGGTTTTGACGCTGGCCAAATCAGGGTCATATTTGAAAACTATGCCATCGGTGCCAAATATCGGGAACACTCCTCGCCAGAGGCCTACCTGAAACACAGCATTGAAAAGGCCAAGGAGTTTTCCCATTTGACTGAAGAAGAGCGCCAGGATCCACTATTCATATCAGGCGCCCTGCAAAAAGACGACAAGGGTAAATACACCCTTAAAATCGTCAACTTTCAAGAATTCATGTATAAAAAGCATATGCTCAAATTCCTTGAAAAAGAGCGGGCTTTTTTCAGATACAATGGCCAATGCTATGAACAGTGCAGCGATGACCGGTTGAATAATATCTGTCAGGCCGAATTGGGTAAGCACCGTGAACTGTTTACACCGGCATCGAAAGCGAACTTTATCCATTATGCCATCGGAAATGATCTGATCGACATCGAGACGGCATTTGAAGACCAGGTCCGTTACCTGACCATGCAAAACGGCTTGTATGACCTGTCCCGATACAAGTTAGTCCCGCATGATCCGGACATATTTACGACCAACCTGCTGCCCTATGATTATGCCCCCAGCGCCCAATGTCCCAGGTGGCTCCAATACTTGAATGAAATTTTTATGGGTGATAAAGCGACAATCCTATTTGTCCAGGAGGCGGTCGGTTATGCATTCCATAAGGCCATTCCCAAGGCGGTCATATTCTTTTTAATCGGTGATGGTGGCAATGGAAAATCGGTATTCATCGATGTGATTAGCTGTCTCTGCGGGAAGGACAATGTGGCTAACATCAGCTTGAATCGATTGAACGATGAAAAATACCTGCCTGAACTTTTCGGAAAAATGATCAACGTATCGGGGGAAACGCCCAATGCCAGGTGCATGAATACCGATCTGATCAAGTCCGTCGTCGCTGGTGATTGGGTGACAGGCCGGGAGGTGTATAAGAAACCATCGAAATTCAAACCCTATGCCAAGCACTATTTGGGAATGAACACGCTGCCTGAAATCGAAGACAATACCTATGGCATGTGGAGAAGAATTCATGTGATCGAATTTCCGAAAAAATTTACCGAAAGTGAAATGGATGTGGAGTTGACCGGAAAGCTGATGAATGAACTGTCCGGGATATTTAACTGGGCGCTTGAAGGGTACAGACGGTTAAGGGATCATGATTTTATATTCGCTGTCAGTGATTCCATGAGAAAATCGAAAAGTCAGTACAAGCAAAAAAACAACAGCGTTTGTGAGTTTATCGAATCCCATTGTGACATCATTTTTTCGGATGACAGTTCAGCTCCACTAAAAGAGGTCTATAAGCTTTACCAGGAATTTTGTGAATCCGCTGGCATTAAACGGATATCATCGAAAATTGATTTTCGTAAGACGCTTGAGTCCGAGGGATTCTTGATTGAAAATTCGAGTAAACACGCCAATCAACTTCGGATATTTGCACCTGACAATGAAATCGTGAATTAA
- a CDS encoding IS481 family transposase, which yields MTAKSKLAQKRLTLLQLAEKLGNVSKACQMHKVSRSQFYEYKRAFQLHGLDDLIDKPPIPGSHPNELTDEVKQKIIDLSLKHPTYGQQRIADQLALEGISVCATSVRNLWIKQDLETRYKRLLRLEDVHAEKGFELTEQQIRLIEKANPCFKERHVESSYPGQLLCQDTFYVGRLKGVGRIYLQAVVDTYGSFGFAKLYTSKRPETAVDVLYDRVLPFYQQHGLPIEAILTDNGTEYKGRPMIHLHEIFLEFNDIEHRTTKVGNPRTNGFVERFNRTLLDEFFRSCFRKKLYESVQALQTDLDAWLHHYNYERPHRGYRNLGRRPFETIENGKMEREKVMEKAA from the coding sequence ATGACCGCCAAATCCAAATTAGCACAGAAACGATTGACCTTGCTACAGCTTGCCGAAAAGCTCGGAAACGTATCCAAGGCGTGCCAGATGCACAAAGTCTCTCGAAGCCAATTTTATGAATATAAACGAGCCTTTCAGCTCCACGGGCTGGACGACCTCATAGACAAGCCGCCGATCCCGGGATCGCATCCAAACGAACTGACCGATGAAGTGAAACAAAAGATCATCGATCTGTCCTTAAAGCATCCAACTTATGGCCAGCAGCGCATTGCCGACCAGCTGGCCCTTGAAGGGATCTCAGTGTGTGCCACCTCGGTGCGCAATCTATGGATCAAACAAGATCTGGAAACGCGCTACAAACGTTTGCTGCGCCTTGAAGATGTACACGCTGAAAAAGGCTTTGAACTGACCGAGCAGCAAATCCGGCTGATTGAAAAGGCCAATCCGTGTTTCAAGGAACGTCATGTGGAAAGCAGCTACCCTGGCCAATTGTTGTGTCAGGACACCTTCTATGTGGGCCGCTTAAAGGGCGTTGGCCGCATCTACCTGCAAGCAGTGGTGGATACCTATGGCAGCTTCGGCTTTGCCAAGCTGTATACCAGCAAGCGCCCAGAGACGGCCGTGGACGTGCTCTATGATCGCGTCCTGCCTTTTTACCAGCAACATGGGCTGCCCATCGAAGCGATCCTGACCGACAATGGCACCGAGTACAAGGGCCGGCCGATGATCCACCTGCATGAAATCTTTCTTGAGTTCAACGACATCGAACACCGCACCACCAAAGTGGGAAACCCCAGGACCAACGGCTTTGTAGAACGATTTAACCGCACATTGCTCGATGAGTTCTTTAGATCCTGCTTTCGCAAAAAACTGTATGAGTCGGTGCAAGCCCTTCAAACAGACCTGGATGCTTGGCTGCACCATTACAACTATGAGCGCCCCCACCGCGGCTATCGTAACCTGGGGCGCAGACCATTTGAAACCATTGAAAACGGAAAAATGGAACGAGAAAAAGTGATGGAGAAAGCCGCTTAA
- a CDS encoding universal stress protein — translation MKIMVCYDGSDGSRAALDVSIKYAHAFKAKLHLVASMEKGTEDEQKDIQNLETGLKNGKDKLTSEGIGCETQLLVRGMTPGEDLVSYAREKGIDEIVIGIRKRSKVSKLFFGSTAQYLILNAHCPVITVK, via the coding sequence ATGAAAATCATGGTTTGTTATGATGGATCCGATGGATCGAGAGCAGCGTTGGATGTGTCAATCAAGTATGCCCATGCATTTAAGGCCAAATTACATTTAGTGGCTTCTATGGAAAAAGGAACCGAAGACGAGCAAAAAGATATTCAGAATCTCGAGACCGGGTTGAAAAACGGAAAAGATAAATTGACCAGTGAAGGCATCGGATGCGAAACGCAACTACTGGTGCGCGGAATGACGCCGGGTGAGGACTTGGTCTCCTATGCGAGGGAAAAGGGGATCGATGAAATCGTAATTGGTATTCGAAAGCGATCCAAGGTGAGCAAGTTGTTTTTCGGTTCCACTGCCCAGTACCTGATTTTAAACGCCCATTGCCCGGTCATCACGGTAAAATAG
- a CDS encoding enoyl-CoA hydratase/isomerase family protein: MEYSQIICSKEKHVATITMNRPEKMNAYSEVMVHEIITALSNARDDDEVRAVIITGAGRGFCSGGEVSADYRYPERYRGHRLESMLEMRENFHQIVRFLWRFDKPTVAAINGAAVAGGLTLALCCDFRIAAESAKLGDTSLRFALMPDEGGAWIFPRVMGLANALKMSLFSEIYPAQKAKELGLVHEVTTVENLMSVAWEWAKRLAAGPPIAMRITKRMMYKQMQMDLENALEDAALGTLVTNYCDDVMEGVAAFHEKRNPTFKGR, from the coding sequence ATGGAATATAGCCAAATAATATGCTCAAAGGAGAAGCACGTCGCCACCATTACAATGAACCGCCCTGAGAAAATGAACGCCTATTCGGAAGTCATGGTTCATGAAATAATAACGGCCCTTTCGAACGCACGCGATGACGATGAGGTGCGCGCGGTCATCATTACCGGTGCCGGTCGTGGATTTTGTTCCGGGGGGGAGGTTTCAGCTGACTATCGATATCCGGAACGCTACCGAGGCCACCGTCTTGAATCAATGCTCGAAATGCGCGAAAATTTCCATCAAATAGTAAGGTTCCTTTGGCGTTTCGATAAACCCACGGTGGCTGCAATTAACGGCGCCGCTGTTGCAGGGGGATTAACGCTGGCATTGTGTTGCGATTTTCGAATTGCAGCTGAAAGCGCTAAATTGGGCGATACGAGCCTCAGATTCGCGCTTATGCCAGACGAAGGAGGTGCATGGATTTTCCCGAGGGTGATGGGCTTGGCGAATGCGCTGAAGATGTCGTTGTTTTCTGAAATTTACCCGGCCCAAAAAGCCAAAGAACTTGGCCTGGTGCATGAAGTGACGACGGTTGAAAATCTTATGTCTGTGGCCTGGGAATGGGCAAAAAGACTCGCCGCAGGCCCTCCAATCGCCATGAGGATCACAAAAAGGATGATGTACAAGCAGATGCAAATGGATCTCGAAAATGCGTTGGAAGATGCCGCTCTCGGAACACTTGTGACCAATTACTGCGATGACGTAATGGAGGGTGTGGCAGCCTTTCATGAGAAACGCAACCCGACCTTCAAGGGCCGATAA